The DNA region TAAACACATTCAAACCTGAGCAGATAGCCGACAGATTTGCAAAAGCGGATTACTTCGTTCATGTTGCTGGACTTGTCAAAGCCTTAAGGATAAGGGATTTTTATCGCGTTAATGCTGAGATGGTTAAAATATGGCTTGAAGCATGCGAAAAATATTGCACGAAACTAAAGCGGTTCGTTCTCGTAAGCTCACTTGCAGCTGCTCGTCCCTCGGAGGTTCCTATAGATGAAACAGTGCCATCAGAACCGGTAACACACTACGGCAAAAGCAAGCGTCTCGGGGAAATTTACGCCGAGAAATTTATGGAAAAGATACCTATAACCATAGTAAGACCCCCTGCCGTCTACGGACCAAGGGATACGGAGATACTACGATATATAAAATTTATCAAATTAGGCATAGCTCCTATAGTTGGAAAGCCAACAGTAAAGGCTTCTTTAATATTTGTTTCAGACCTTGCGAGGGCTATAATAGAACTTATGGAGTGTCAAGAGGCTGCCGGTGAGACTTTTTTCGTAAAAAGCGACAAGACGCCGACGAGACTCGAATTCATAAAAGCTATAGCAGATGCCATGAACAAAAAACCCTTATTCATTCGAATTCCCGAGCCCATAGTTTACCTCGCTGCCTTTTTGTCCGGGACATACGCGAAGGTAGTCGGCAAAGCAACGATATTTACTCTCGACAAAACGCCTGAACTTCTGCTGTCATGGAATGTAGACGATTCCAAAATAAGGAAAACAATAGATTTCAAGCCAATGTATAGTCTTGAGGAAGGGTTTAAGTTGACGGTGGACTGGTATAAAAAAGTAGGCTGGCTTTGAAAAAAACGGCTTACATAGGCG from bacterium includes:
- a CDS encoding NAD(P)-dependent oxidoreductase encodes the protein MHALVIGASGFIGSHIVDNLIERDYEVTAILRHTSNARWVNPKAEIVRINTFKPEQIADRFAKADYFVHVAGLVKALRIRDFYRVNAEMVKIWLEACEKYCTKLKRFVLVSSLAAARPSEVPIDETVPSEPVTHYGKSKRLGEIYAEKFMEKIPITIVRPPAVYGPRDTEILRYIKFIKLGIAPIVGKPTVKASLIFVSDLARAIIELMECQEAAGETFFVKSDKTPTRLEFIKAIADAMNKKPLFIRIPEPIVYLAAFLSGTYAKVVGKATIFTLDKTPELLLSWNVDDSKIRKTIDFKPMYSLEEGFKLTVDWYKKVGWL